One region of Microbacterium rhizosphaerae genomic DNA includes:
- a CDS encoding exonuclease SbcCD subunit D has protein sequence MRILHTGDWHIGRTFHGHATLDALRGVLEALTAQVRQHDVDVVLVAGDVFDSAAPAPACYTLLTDTLAALRDAGAHVIVTSGNHDSAARLGFQARLLRDGIHVLTDARAVGEAIEISDADGPVRFYGIPYLEPAIVRSVWPDAGLRTQAQTMAHAMGLVRADLASRAGRSVAIAHCFAAGVEATPGVEREIRQGTLDVVPLSVFDGPDYVALGHIHGRQQLSERVRYAGAPLHYSFGEQSKPRGSWLVTLDAAGLAAAEWLELPVPRPLKTLHDTFDALLSDPAYAEYETAWVAAEYTDATPRLEPMRALQKRFPFCAMVAHTPPARASDGRSSYAERVSRARSDADLVEAFLEHVRAGEGATDAERELIREIIDERVVAEASA, from the coding sequence ATGCGGATCCTGCATACCGGCGACTGGCACATCGGGCGGACCTTCCACGGCCACGCGACGCTCGATGCGCTGCGCGGCGTGCTCGAGGCGCTCACGGCGCAGGTCCGGCAGCACGACGTCGACGTCGTGCTCGTCGCGGGCGACGTCTTCGACTCGGCCGCTCCGGCGCCCGCCTGCTACACGCTCCTGACCGACACCCTCGCGGCCCTGCGCGACGCCGGCGCGCACGTCATCGTGACCAGTGGCAACCACGACTCCGCCGCGCGGCTCGGGTTCCAGGCGAGGCTGCTGCGGGACGGCATCCACGTCCTGACCGACGCCCGTGCGGTGGGCGAGGCGATCGAGATCTCGGATGCCGACGGCCCGGTCAGGTTCTACGGCATCCCGTATCTCGAGCCCGCGATCGTGCGGAGCGTGTGGCCCGACGCAGGCCTGCGCACGCAGGCGCAGACGATGGCACACGCCATGGGACTCGTGCGCGCCGACCTCGCCTCGCGCGCCGGTCGCTCGGTCGCGATCGCGCACTGCTTCGCCGCGGGCGTCGAGGCGACCCCGGGCGTCGAGCGCGAGATCCGCCAGGGCACGCTGGATGTCGTCCCGCTGAGCGTCTTCGACGGACCGGACTACGTCGCCCTCGGACACATCCACGGGCGGCAGCAGCTGTCCGAACGCGTCCGGTACGCCGGCGCGCCGCTGCACTACAGCTTCGGCGAGCAGTCCAAGCCGCGCGGGTCGTGGCTCGTGACGCTGGATGCCGCCGGCCTCGCGGCCGCGGAGTGGCTCGAGCTTCCCGTCCCGCGGCCGCTGAAGACGCTGCACGACACCTTCGACGCCCTGCTCTCCGACCCGGCCTACGCCGAGTACGAGACCGCGTGGGTGGCCGCGGAGTACACGGATGCGACGCCGCGTCTCGAGCCCATGCGCGCGCTGCAGAAGCGCTTCCCGTTCTGCGCGATGGTCGCGCATACGCCGCCGGCGCGGGCGTCCGACGGCCGCTCTTCGTACGCCGAGCGGGTGAGCCGCGCCCGCAGCGATGCCGACCTGGTCGAGGCGTTCCTCGAGCATGTGCGAGCGGGCGAGGGTGCCACGGATGCCGAGCGCGAGCTCATCCGCGAGATCATCGATGAGCGCGTGGTCGCGGAGGCGTCGGCGTGA
- a CDS encoding DUF2277 domain-containing protein, whose product MCRNIHTLHNFEPAATDDEVHAAALQYVRKIAGTTKPSKANQAAFDHAVAEIAHVTHHLLEDLVAVAPPKNREEEAAKARARAERSGRYAPRPVAAQA is encoded by the coding sequence CAACATCCACACACTCCACAATTTCGAGCCGGCAGCGACCGATGACGAGGTCCACGCGGCGGCTCTGCAGTACGTCCGCAAGATCGCCGGGACGACCAAGCCCTCCAAGGCCAACCAGGCCGCCTTCGACCACGCCGTGGCCGAGATCGCGCATGTGACCCACCATCTGCTCGAGGATCTCGTGGCCGTCGCACCGCCGAAGAACCGCGAGGAGGAGGCCGCGAAGGCGCGCGCCCGCGCGGAGCGCTCGGGCCGCTACGCGCCGCGACCGGTGGCCGCCCAGGCGTAG